Proteins co-encoded in one Arachis hypogaea cultivar Tifrunner chromosome 11, arahy.Tifrunner.gnm2.J5K5, whole genome shotgun sequence genomic window:
- the LOC112723005 gene encoding probable UDP-glucosyl transferase 73B6, protein MEEEQPLKIYFIPFLAAGHMIPHCDIARLFASRGHHVTIITTPANSQIIRNSIPHHPNFAVHTVHFPSQEVGLPDGLESLSTVTDMVNLYKVYQATTMLRDPIEDFVGNHPPDCIVGDFMFPWVDDLANKLRIPRFAFNGFCLFSLCAIESLKAHPIPLDASPPFLLHGLPHPVTLKTAPPTNIKEVLDAMIEIELRSNGLIVNNFAELDGEEYIQYYERTTGHKAWHLGPACLLHRTVEEKAQRGQKSVLSAHKCMSWLDSKKQNSVVYICFGSLCCFPDNQLYEIACAVEASGCEFVWVVPEKKGKENEEEEEKQKWLPKGFEERNSKKGMIIRGWAPQVLILEHPAVGAFVTHCGWNSTVEAVSAGVPMITWPVHGEQFYNEKLVSDVRGIGVEVGADEWGTIGFGEREKLVGREDIERALRRLMDGGDEAQEIRGRTKEFGKKARVAVQEGGSSYNNLTALIDELKRLRCCKTTP, encoded by the coding sequence ATGGAAGAAGAGCAGCCACTCAAAATCTACTTCATCCCCTTCCTTGCCGCCGGTCACATGATCCCTCACTGCGACATAGCAAGACTCTTTGCCTCACGTGGTCATCACGTGACCATCATCACCACCCCTGCCAACTCCCAAATCATCCGCAATTCCATTCCTCACCACCCCAACTTCGCCGTCCACACCGTCCACTTCCCTTCCCAAGAGGTAGGCCTTCCCGACGGCCTTGAGAGCCTCTCCACCGTAACCGACATGGTCAACCTCTACAAGGTCTACCAAGCCACCACCATGCTCCGCGACCCTATTGAGGACTTCGTGGGGAACCACCCACCGGATTGCATCGTCGGCGACTTCATGTTCCCGTGGGTGGACGACTTGGCTAACAAGCTTCGCATCCCAAGGTTTGCCTTCAATGGCTTCTGCCTCTTTTCCCTCTGCGCCATTGAATCACTGAAAGCTCATCCTATTCCTCTCGATGCTTCTCCACCGTTTCTCCTCCACGGTCTTCCTCACCCTGTCACTCTAAAAACAGCCCCGCCAACGAACATAAAAGAGGTGTTGGATGCGATGATAGAGATAGAGCTCAGAAGCAATGGACTAATAGTCAACAACTTCGCAGAGCTCGACGGAGAAGAGTACATCCAGTACTACGAGAGAACAACGGGACACAAGGCATGGCATCTTGGACCTGCGTGTCTTCTTCACAGAACCGTTGAAGAAAAAGCGCAGAGAGGACAGAAGAGCGTGTTGAGCGCTCACAAGTGTATGAGCTGGCTCGATTCCAAGAAACAAAATTCGGTGGTTTACATATGCTTTGGGAGTCTCTGCTGCTTCCCGGATAACCAGCTTTATGAGATAGCATGCGCGGTGGAAGCATCGGGTTGCGAGTTCGTGTGGGTGGTGCCGGAGAAGAAGGGAAAGGAgaatgaggaagaggaagagaaacaGAAGTGGCTGCCAAAGGGGTTTGAGGAAAGGAATTCAAAGAAGGGAATGATTATAAGAGGGTGGGCCCCGCAGGTTCTGATATTGGAACACCCTGCTGTAGGAGCGTTTGTTACCCACTGTGGGTGGAATTCCACCGTGGAAGCCGTTAGTGCTGGGGTGCCAATGATAACGTGGCCGGTGCATGGTGAACAATTCTATAATGAGAAGCTGGTAAGTGATGTGCGTGGAATCGGAGTGGAGGTTGGGGCGGATGAGTGGGGGACTATTGGGTTTGGGGAGAGAGAGAAGTTGGTTGGAAGAGAAGACATTGAGAGGGCCCTCAGGAGGTTGATGGACGGTGGCGATGAAGCTCAAGAAATCAGAGGGCGCACAAAGGAGTTTGGGAAGAAGGCTCGAGTTGCCGTTCAAGAAGGTGGATCGTCTTACAATAATTTGACGGCTCTGATTGATGAACTTAAACGGTTGAGATGCTGTAAGACAACACCATAA
- the LOC112723006 gene encoding scopoletin glucosyltransferase yields the protein MGSVNFINEERPLKIYFIPYLASGHLIPQSDIARLFASRGHHVTVLTTPSNAQLFLKSNPYRHHNYRVQTFQFPSDQVGLPAGIENLAGITTVDDSYKLYYGTMLLQEPLTNFIEQDPPDCIVGDFLYPWLHDLAIKLRIPRFAFNGFSLFTICAMESLRLHRMQPTGPYLIPDLPHKITMNAVPPKFPKDFLEVLLETEAKSDGLLVNNFLELDGEEYVQYYKKITGHKAWHLGPACLVRRTSEEKAERGPEKSVLNVEDCLSWLDSRGANSVVYVSFGTVCHFPDNQLYEIACGVEASGCEFIWVVPEKKGKESESEEEKEKWLPKGFEERNKKKGIIIRGWAPQVLILGHSAVGAMLTHCGWNSTSEAVSAGVPMITWPLHSDQFYNEKLISEVRGIGVEIGVDEWGVYCYGQKEKVVGRVEIEKGVRRLMDGGDEAEQIRRRVQEFKKKAREAVQEGGSSYNNLTSLIHEIKRLRDSKLHEFE from the coding sequence ATGGGGTCCGTTAACTTTATTAACGAAGAACGGCCACTCAAAATTTACTTCATTCCATACTTAGCATCTGGCCACCTGATCCCTCAATCCGACATAGCAAGATTATTCGCCTCACGTGGCCACCACGTGACAGTTCTCACCACTCCCTCCAACGCCCAACTCTTCCTTAAATCAAATCCCTACCGCCACCACAACTACCGGGTTCAAACCTTCCAATTCCCCTCCGATCAAGTAGGCCTTCCCGCAGGCATCGAAAACCTCGCCGGTATCACAACCGTGGACGACTCCTACAAACTCTATTATGGAACCATGCTTCTCCAAGAACCCCTCACCAACTTCATCGAGCAGGACCCGCCAGACTGCATCGTGGGCGATTTTCTATACCCGTGGCTCCATGACCTCGCCATTAAGCTCAGAATCCCGAGGTTCGCCTTCAACGGTTTCTCTCTCTTCACCATCTGCGCCATGGAGTCCCTCAGATTACACCGTATGCAACCTACCGGCCCTTACCTCATTCCAGATCTTCCTCACAAAATCACCATGAACGCAGTACCGCCCAAGTTTCCCAAAGATTTCCTCGAAGTCCTGTTGGAGACGGAGGCTAAAAGCGATGGACTTCTTGTCAACAACTTCTTAGAGCTTGACGGAGAAGAGTACGTCCAATACTACAAGAAAATCACAGGTCACAAAGCTTGGCATCTTGGTCCTGCATGTCTTGTTCGCAGAACCTCTGAGGAGAAAGCAGAGAGGGGCCCTGAAAAGAGCGTGTTGAATGTTGAAGATTGTCTGAGTTGGCTCGACTCGAGAGGAGCCAACTCAGTAGTCTACGTCAGCTTTGGAACCGTTTGCCATTTTCCGGATAATCAACTGTACGAGATAGCGTGCGGCGTGGAAGCGTCGGGTTGCGAGTTCATATGGGTGGTGCCGGAGAAGAAGGGGAAGGAGAGTGAGAgcgaggaggagaaggagaagtggCTGCCGAAGGGGTTCGAAGAGAGGAACAAGAAGAAGGGTATAATTATAAGAGGGTGGGCCCCGCAGGTTTTGATATTGGGGCACTCCGCCGTGGGTGCCATGCTAACGCACTGTGGGTGGAACTCGACGTCAGAGGCTGTAAGCGCAGGGGTTCCAATGATAACATGGCCGTTGCACAGTGATCAGTTCTACAATGAGAAGCTGATAAGTGAGGTACGAGGAATTGGGGTGGAGATTGGTGTAGATGAGTGGGGCGTTTATTGTTACGGTcagaaggagaaggtggtagggagAGTAGAAATAGAGAAGGGTGTGAGGAGGTTGATGGACGGTGGAGATGAAGCCGAGCAAATCAGACGGCGTGTTCAAGAGTTCAAGAAGAAAGCTAGAGAAGCTGTCCAGGAAGGTGGGTCATCTTACAATAATTTAACGTCTCTTATTCATGAAATAAAAAGGTTAAGAGACTCTAAGCTACACGAATTTGAGTAA